A genomic region of Borreliella afzelii contains the following coding sequences:
- a CDS encoding DUF226 domain-containing protein encodes VYEFYGKKYPEQGPLTKWILKNLK; translated from the coding sequence AGTATATGAATTTTATGGGAAAAAATACCCAGAACAAGGACCGTTAACAAAATGGATACTAAAAAACCTAAAATAA